The proteins below come from a single bacterium genomic window:
- a CDS encoding methyltransferase domain-containing protein yields the protein MTLSTDPVIEKRHSIVRSFFPGTGKSYDTVVNVFSLGLDRYWKRAIYKRVPPSKRILDLACGTGIVTLGLSKRHPEAEIIGVDITDDYLAIYQKRIQKNHIRAQFILGNAEEVKLDGLFDAVVSSYIPKYVDPDILLKNISPHIRSGGVIVLHDFTLPPNRFIRSVWAIYNHIMNFIGIRLFPEWKEVFDAGLTRLIRETRWFETFPEALARHGFTNIQKKYLTLGSAGIIRAVKK from the coding sequence ATGACATTGTCAACTGATCCGGTCATAGAAAAACGCCATTCCATCGTTCGTTCTTTTTTTCCGGGAACCGGAAAATCGTACGATACGGTTGTAAATGTTTTCTCCTTGGGATTGGATCGTTATTGGAAGCGCGCGATATATAAACGCGTCCCGCCATCCAAACGTATACTCGACCTCGCGTGCGGAACAGGGATCGTGACGTTGGGATTGTCAAAACGCCATCCGGAGGCGGAGATCATTGGCGTCGATATCACGGACGACTATCTCGCCATTTATCAAAAACGAATTCAAAAAAACCATATCCGCGCGCAATTTATTTTAGGTAACGCCGAAGAAGTAAAATTAGACGGATTGTTCGATGCGGTTGTTTCATCCTATATTCCTAAATACGTTGACCCGGATATTTTACTTAAGAATATTTCCCCGCACATTCGCTCCGGCGGTGTGATTGTTCTGCACGATTTTACATTGCCGCCGAATCGTTTCATCCGATCTGTCTGGGCTATTTACAATCATATCATGAATTTCATCGGCATCCGTTTATTTCCGGAATGGAAAGAAGTGTTTGACGCCGGACTCACCCGCCTAATCCGCGAAACGCGTTGGTTTGAAACTTTCCCGGAAGCACTTGCCCGTCATGGGTTTACTAACATTCAAAAAAAATACCTGACCTTGGGCAGCGCAGGGATCATCCGGGCTGTGAAAAAGTGA